In Lacerta agilis isolate rLacAgi1 chromosome 1, rLacAgi1.pri, whole genome shotgun sequence, the following proteins share a genomic window:
- the SLC39A10 gene encoding zinc transporter ZIP10 isoform X2: MRKRAVLSAHPHKDHNGDEHHHEECLNFTQLLAHYGLHPTSPISPSLFTYLCPALLYQIDRRLCIKHYEDLVIEDLNKGRNASIGNMEKTGASASEQEEVPRAAAWICGIISITVISLLSLLGVILIPIINQGCFKFLLTFLVAIAVGTMSGDALLHLLPHSQGAHNHSHEVHEHHHEHQHLHGHPHGNGGAVQGFLEEYDAVLKGLVALGGIYLLFIIEHCIRMFKHYNKQKTKQKWCKKKQKVDDSPIGRKLSDHKLNRPDADWLQLKPLAGADDSVLSDDRLNETELTDLDGQLDSLPKTFVEEENSMLHSHNNVSHGVQENDLPDVEYESNHREDKIVARKHNHIWSHKHSHHSHGHCQSGKDLKDTGIANIAWMVIMGDGIHNFSDGLAIGAAFSAGLTGGISTSIAVFCHELPHELGDFAVLLKAGMTVKQAIVYNLLSAMMAYVGMLIGTAVGQYANNITLWIFAVTAGMFLYVALVDMLPEMLHGDGDDEEHGYCPVGQFILQNLGLLMGFAIMLVIALYEDKIVLDIQF; encoded by the exons ATGAGGAAGCGTGCCGTCCTCTCGGCACATCCTCACAAGGACCATAATGGAGATGAGCACCACCACGAAGAG tgtttaAACTTCACTCAGCTGCTAGCACATTACGGCCTTCATCCCACCTCTCCCATTTCCCCCAGCTTGTTTACATATCTGTGCCCAGCATTGCTGTATCAGATTGACAGGAGACTTTGTATTAAACATTATGAAGATCTGGTGATTGAAGACTTGAATAAAGGAAGAAATGCATCGATTGGGAACATGGAGAAAACCGGCGCATCGG CTTCTGAGCAAGAGGAAGTCCCAAGAGCTGCAG CCTGGATTTGTGGCATCATTTCTATCACAGTCATTAGCCTGCTGTCCTTGCTAGGTGTGATCTTGATTCCTATCATTAACCAAGGGTGCTTCAAATTTCTCCTCACCTTCCTGGTTGCTATTGCTGTAGGAACAATGAGCGGAGACGCACTGCTTCATCTGTTGCCACAT TCGCAAGGGGCGCACAACCACAGCCACGAGGTCCACGAGCACCACCACGAGCACCAGCATCTCCATGGCCATCCCCACGGCAACGGAGGAGCGGTCCAGGGTTTCCTAGAAGAGTATGATGCTGTGCTGAAAGGGCTGGTGGCCCTGGGCGGAATTTACCTCCTGTTCATCATCGAGCACTGCATACGAATGTTCAAGCACTACAACAAACAAAAG ACTAAACAGAAGTGGTGTAAGAAGAAACAGAAGGTCGATGATTCGCCAATTGGAAGGAAACTTTCAGATCATAAGCTAAACAGGCCGGATGCTGACTGGCTTCAGCTCAAGCCTCTAGCAG GAGCGGATGACTCTGTTTTATCCGACGATCGACTTAATGAAACGGAACTAACTGACCTGGATGGCCAGCTTGACTCCCTGCCAAAGACCTTCGTAGAGGAGGAAAACAGTATGCTCCACTCCCATAACAACGTATCCCATGGCGTCCAGGAGAACGACCTCCCGGATGTGGAGTACGAAAGCAACCACCGAGAGGACAAAATCGTAGCTCGAAAGCACAACCACATTTGGTCCCACAAACACTCCCACCATTCTCATGGACACTGCCAGTCCGGCAAAGACCTGAAAGACACTGGAATAGCAAACATAGCCTGGATGGTAATAATGGGAGACGGGATCCACAATTTTAGCGACGGGCTTGCCATTG gagcAGCTTTCAGTGCTGGCTTGACCGGAGGAATTAGCACATCCATAGCAGTATTTTGTCATGAGCTTCCCCATGAATTGG GGGACTTTGCCGTGCTTCTGAAAGCAGGCATGACTGTGAAACAGGCCATTGTTTACAACCTCCTCTCAGCCATGATGGCTTACGTAGGAATGCTAATAGGGACAGCTGTGGGACAGTATGCAAACAACATCACCCTGTGGATCTTCGCAGTCACCGCCGGCATGTTCCTCTATGTGGCCCTGGTGGATATG cTTCCAGAAATGCTTCACGGGGACGGAGACGACGAAGAGCACGGCTACTGTCCTGTGGGGCAGTTCATCCTCCAGAATTTAGGTCTTCTCATGGGATTTGCCATTATGTTGGTGATTGCCCTTTACGAAGACAAAATAGTGTTGGACATCCAGTTTTGA
- the SLC39A10 gene encoding zinc transporter ZIP10 isoform X1 — MKVHMHTQFCLICLLTFVFHQCHHCHEDGHDESAEVTTAASQPHSHNHNDYQISEKAEEKQKYYIEKLFDRYGENGTLSFFGLEKLLTSLGLGEVKVVEINHEDIGHNHVSHLDAIEVQEGRHSHSHPHHHPPHSHTHSENQTTNERPAKRKRKCDPEKEAAEPSLKSDSKHTHDHNDHRHRLHHLGRNGTRHSHNDSTSAKDHRGPSHEPSTETNMTQEQPEKSHKDNRRTRKERKKRSGASVEAEQGFTPSHESTKQHGHNRVHKNSHAQDTALSHAHAAHGHPDPNPASGDGHRRGRKHEGQIGMRKRAVLSAHPHKDHNGDEHHHEECLNFTQLLAHYGLHPTSPISPSLFTYLCPALLYQIDRRLCIKHYEDLVIEDLNKGRNASIGNMEKTGASAWICGIISITVISLLSLLGVILIPIINQGCFKFLLTFLVAIAVGTMSGDALLHLLPHSQGAHNHSHEVHEHHHEHQHLHGHPHGNGGAVQGFLEEYDAVLKGLVALGGIYLLFIIEHCIRMFKHYNKQKTKQKWCKKKQKVDDSPIGRKLSDHKLNRPDADWLQLKPLAGADDSVLSDDRLNETELTDLDGQLDSLPKTFVEEENSMLHSHNNVSHGVQENDLPDVEYESNHREDKIVARKHNHIWSHKHSHHSHGHCQSGKDLKDTGIANIAWMVIMGDGIHNFSDGLAIGAAFSAGLTGGISTSIAVFCHELPHELGDFAVLLKAGMTVKQAIVYNLLSAMMAYVGMLIGTAVGQYANNITLWIFAVTAGMFLYVALVDMLPEMLHGDGDDEEHGYCPVGQFILQNLGLLMGFAIMLVIALYEDKIVLDIQF; from the exons TAACGTTTGTCTTTCATCAATGCCACCATTGCCACGAAGATGGACATGACGAAAGTGCCGAGGTCACAACCGCAGCGTCACAACCGCATAGCCACAACCACAACGACTATCAGATCTCGGAGAAAGctgaagagaaacagaaatactACATTGAAAAACTCTTTGACCGCTACGGCGAAAATGGAACGCTCTCGTTTTTCGGCCTGGAGAAATTGCTGACAAGCCTGGGCCTGGGAGAAGTGAAAGTAGTGGAAATAAATCATGAGGACATTGGCCACAATCATGTATCTCACTTAGATGCAATAGAAGTACAAGAAGGAAGGCATTCCCAttcccatccccaccaccaccctcctcaTTCCCATACTCACTCAGAGAACCAGACCACGAACGAAAGGCCTGCCAAAAGAAAACGGAAATGTGACCCCGAGAAAGAAGCAGCAGAGCCATCTTTAAAATCTGACAGCAAACACACTCACGACCACAATGACCACAGGCACCGGCTCCATCACCTCGGCCGCAACGGTACTCGCCACTCCCATAACGATTCCACCAGCGCCAAGGACCACAGGGGGCCCAGCCACGAACCTTCGACGGAGACCAACATGACTCAAGAGCAGCCCGAAAAGTCGCACAAAGACAACAGGAGGACgcggaaggaaaggaagaagagaagcggGGCTTCGGTGGAGGCGGAACAAGGCTTTACTCCCAGCCACGAGTCCACCAAGCAGCACGGACACAACCGGGTTCACAAAAACAGCCACGCGCAGGACACGGCCCTCTCGCACGCTCATGCTGCCCACGGGCATCCGGATCCGAATCCCGCCAGTGGAGACGGGCATCGCCGTGGCAGGAAGCACGAGGGGCAGATTGGCATGAGGAAGCGTGCCGTCCTCTCGGCACATCCTCACAAGGACCATAATGGAGATGAGCACCACCACGAAGAG tgtttaAACTTCACTCAGCTGCTAGCACATTACGGCCTTCATCCCACCTCTCCCATTTCCCCCAGCTTGTTTACATATCTGTGCCCAGCATTGCTGTATCAGATTGACAGGAGACTTTGTATTAAACATTATGAAGATCTGGTGATTGAAGACTTGAATAAAGGAAGAAATGCATCGATTGGGAACATGGAGAAAACCGGCGCATCGG CCTGGATTTGTGGCATCATTTCTATCACAGTCATTAGCCTGCTGTCCTTGCTAGGTGTGATCTTGATTCCTATCATTAACCAAGGGTGCTTCAAATTTCTCCTCACCTTCCTGGTTGCTATTGCTGTAGGAACAATGAGCGGAGACGCACTGCTTCATCTGTTGCCACAT TCGCAAGGGGCGCACAACCACAGCCACGAGGTCCACGAGCACCACCACGAGCACCAGCATCTCCATGGCCATCCCCACGGCAACGGAGGAGCGGTCCAGGGTTTCCTAGAAGAGTATGATGCTGTGCTGAAAGGGCTGGTGGCCCTGGGCGGAATTTACCTCCTGTTCATCATCGAGCACTGCATACGAATGTTCAAGCACTACAACAAACAAAAG ACTAAACAGAAGTGGTGTAAGAAGAAACAGAAGGTCGATGATTCGCCAATTGGAAGGAAACTTTCAGATCATAAGCTAAACAGGCCGGATGCTGACTGGCTTCAGCTCAAGCCTCTAGCAG GAGCGGATGACTCTGTTTTATCCGACGATCGACTTAATGAAACGGAACTAACTGACCTGGATGGCCAGCTTGACTCCCTGCCAAAGACCTTCGTAGAGGAGGAAAACAGTATGCTCCACTCCCATAACAACGTATCCCATGGCGTCCAGGAGAACGACCTCCCGGATGTGGAGTACGAAAGCAACCACCGAGAGGACAAAATCGTAGCTCGAAAGCACAACCACATTTGGTCCCACAAACACTCCCACCATTCTCATGGACACTGCCAGTCCGGCAAAGACCTGAAAGACACTGGAATAGCAAACATAGCCTGGATGGTAATAATGGGAGACGGGATCCACAATTTTAGCGACGGGCTTGCCATTG gagcAGCTTTCAGTGCTGGCTTGACCGGAGGAATTAGCACATCCATAGCAGTATTTTGTCATGAGCTTCCCCATGAATTGG GGGACTTTGCCGTGCTTCTGAAAGCAGGCATGACTGTGAAACAGGCCATTGTTTACAACCTCCTCTCAGCCATGATGGCTTACGTAGGAATGCTAATAGGGACAGCTGTGGGACAGTATGCAAACAACATCACCCTGTGGATCTTCGCAGTCACCGCCGGCATGTTCCTCTATGTGGCCCTGGTGGATATG cTTCCAGAAATGCTTCACGGGGACGGAGACGACGAAGAGCACGGCTACTGTCCTGTGGGGCAGTTCATCCTCCAGAATTTAGGTCTTCTCATGGGATTTGCCATTATGTTGGTGATTGCCCTTTACGAAGACAAAATAGTGTTGGACATCCAGTTTTGA